The Scatophagus argus isolate fScaArg1 chromosome 12, fScaArg1.pri, whole genome shotgun sequence genome includes the window TAGTACAGTGGTTTCTTATTGAGATAGTGTCTTACCTTCcaattgtgtttttctctttacaaCTCAGATATATGCATCTTTGTCaaagttttatgttttctttttctctcttttgatgGTTTAACTCTCAACTTTCATTACTCAGGTTTCCATTTTACTTTGAGCTGAAGATTGCCTTTGTGATCTGGCTCCTGTCCCCATACACCAAGGGCTCCAGCGTGCTCTACCGCAAGTTTGTCCACCCAACCCTGTCCAACAAAGAGAAGGTAGGAacgtcatcttttttttaaaaaaaatcattaagcCCAATTTGCAAATGGTTTGCACATTGACACTCAAATATTGCCATCTGTCCTTTCCTctaatgtttctttttgttctttgtctcGACTGCCTCCTTCACTCCTCCCCAACAACGACAGGAAATAGATGAGTACATCGCACAGGCCAAAGACAGGAGTTATGAGACCATGATGAGGTTTGGAAAGAGGGGTCTCAACCTGGCTGCTAacgctgctgtcactgctgccacCAAGGTGAGCTGTGTGCTCTGAAGTAGGTTGCCATTATGGGTTAATAACTCAGacaaattcattcatgtttGTCATCGTGTTGTCATTTTAGGTTTTGTCTTTAGCTCTGTTCAGACTTACGGTCTTAGATCCACATCAGTGCAGACTGAGCCCAACCAAGATGCAGTGTAACGCTGATGTTAGAATGTGTTTCAAATACTTTTCAAGTCACGCTGAGATGGCACTGTGCTTCCCTGCTCACATGTGATTTTTTATCAGAAGGATCTTTGACTGCAGAAATAAAGCTTATAAATAAAGCTTATTTTCACTTGCACTGGAAACTTGTTCCAGGCAACAGACTTCAAGACTTTGCCAGTACTGATGTGTTCAGTTTACACTGATatgaaacacagagaacaacaaATCATCACTAATagttgtttattcattttctgctgaTCAGCTAATCAGTGAATGGAATAATCATCGCATCCCAATCCAATGGTGCCAAACCAGTAATATAACATGTACAAGAAATAAATGGGATATTTAGATTCAGAATCCTGGCTGTATAATATAGTTGCCATAAACAAATCTACCCTATCTTGTCAGCCTTTCATTAGACAAACTTAATCAGTCAGTGTTTCACCAAATATGAGAATTGAATGGTTTAATATCATCATACAGTCACATATctgacatgtctgtgtttacttTTCCGTTGATCCCCAGGGGCAGGGCGTGCTGTCAGACAAGCTGCGGAGTTTCAGCATGCAGGATCTGACTCTCATCAACGCTGAGGATGACCTGGCTCTGCACACTTCAGATTCTCGCATGAGACGGGACCCCATGGACGAGATGAGCTCGGGGGCCAGCACGCTGCCCCGGGCCAAGAGCTCCACTGCACGTCAGAGTAAGCCATACCCATGCTGCTTCTTTAGGACTATATGTGgactcacacacatctgcataaatacatacatagtGTGTGTCCAGTTAGTTGATTGAGTGTTCTCACAGATTACTATCTTTACTTGGACAGAGATGACTTCCTTTATTCATAACTGATTCTAGTCGGTCCGAGTAGAGTCATGTGATTTAAAGCACTGTAGGATGGCAGGGAAAGAAGTATCGAGTGGGGCTGAAAGCATGTGATTCCAGTGGGAGGAGAGGCCTGGCAGGAGGACTCTTTGTTTCTCACTGCactgctggctggctggccGTGTGGGCCTGATGAGCTGTGAACtgaatacagagagagagagagagagagagagagacgcagaGGACCGACACAAACAACGAGCGAACAGCACAAAGTggcacattttaatttgtgctAATAACAAAACATGTGCGACTTCAAAAGGTCTGTCTGAAAGACAGATGGAACAAAACACTCAAGTGAAAGAATCAGACAGCTGGAGTTAAAATCGGCTCTTCAGGGTGATTTATGCATGCAGCTTTCTGTAACAACAAGAGAATGTTGTCTTACCTTGAACAGAGcagactgatttttatttttttaatttttcaatttttaattttagtgaGATATTTTATCACTGCGATTGTTTAAGTAGTTTCATAATTCCTAACAGGATATCAAGGATCAGGGATCAAGAAaatttattgtcataccagctcacatttacgTGTTTATGGTACAAACTTAggactgaaatgaagaggtaaaaatagaatatataaactaaaaacaaatacaatataaaaactaaacatttgagaaaaagaaataaataaataaagaagccagttcTAGCATGTGCAGCATAGCACAACAGgctgtttctgagcctggtggtcttgctccAGATGCTCCTCAGCCCCCTGtctgaggggaggggttggaaaAGTCATCAATATAAAAGACATCTATATTTAAGAAGATAGGAAGaaaactctgaaaatgaaacatattttagtgtgGTGGAATGTTTTTCTGACTCTTTCCTACCTCTGCAATCACCTCATGACCCAACAGATTCATGTTGTGAactcacacaacacaaacaaggtTGGGAACCACTTCTGTACATGGTTAAAGTTTAGATTAGGGCTTTCCAATCCTAGTGAAAgaggcttgttttgtttttccacatccTGGCTTTAAGTGCTTAATCACCACCGTCTCTTGGCGTCCAGATTTGCTCGCCGCAGCAGCAGACAGCGACCAAAGCGCTCAGCTGCTCGTGTGGCTTTCGGTGTGGGCGCTCTGAAATGGATGCCCCTCTGATGACCCTGCGTGGATCTCAATGAATCGATGCATATATTCCCAGATACTGTAAACGGTGGCTGTGCTGAAGAGACTGGTATTTATCCTGTTTCTCCAATCCTGCAGCTCGCTCTTTGGCAGCCACGTCCCTTGCTGATGACGCATCATCCCAACACAGTTCTGACCAATCAGACACAAGGACTGAACACTCTGATGAAGAGGTGGGAGAAAAAGCTCCGAAACGAGTGTCCAGTGTCAAGGCAAACAAGAAACCTGCTGCTGCCAAGACAGAGGTAGGGCCAgtgacgacacacacacacacacacgtaatgAGTTAATGCTCATTcatttgtgctgtattttatgAGAGCACAGTAAAATCATTTTTAGGTTTTacaaactttttatttttgaaagggAGAAAATCAGTTTTCTAACATAAAATGAAGTCCAGGTGAGCACAACATTGTTTTAAACCATAATGGCAGCTCCTTATTGATGTCCATGTTTGTTGATGTAACCAAAAGAATATATGCGTGATTTCCACATTATAAAACTGTAACTTATCATGCAGTTGGCTATAAGGCTTAAAATTTACCTCAGAATATTTTTGAACTAAATGGCAATATTTAATaattcttgttttgttctttcttaaATAATCTTTAGCATGCCAGTAACAGTTGGTTTAATTTGCCGAGTTTTCATAAGAAATGCTCATCAGTTTTCATATTGTCAGTCTTTACAGTTCAAAAAAGAAAGTGTTGTTACTTGGTTTACACATCAGGCGGTCTAGAAGTGCACGTATAAAAAGTTGGGAGTTGAAAGTAacagatttacaaaaaaaaaggttggtGTGTGGGTCAACATTGGATCCTGCAACACCTATAATGCAACTCAACAGCATCTCTGATTTCCCTTGCATGTAAAATGCTTGTAGCTTTCCAGCTTTAGTTTCTCTTTAAAGTTTCAAGCTGAAAGGGTACACTTCTTTCTTGCTGTACGAATTGCGGCCCTACTTCAAACGATGGACAAATTCGAGCATGCCTTCcctgtttcagtgtgatttCTGGCTGGCTCCAGTGGATTGGCTAGTTAATCTTTGAAAAGCTCAAGCTGATGTGCTTGATTGGTCAGTAGAAACGCTGCTGGAGAAGTTAGTGTTCTACCTTTTTCCCCCTCACCATTTTCAGTACGATGCAGAAAACATGCAATTGCAAAAGGGAATCACCTCAAAGACGTGAAATATTTTTCGagtatcaataaataaatttgataaACCCCCCGCCAACTTACTATTCACTGTTACCTCTCtttccttgttgttttattacctttgttaatttttctttacttttcccTTCCCCCCTGtccctttcttccctctgcaAGACTCAGTCCAAGACAGTGAAGAAgccaacaaagaaaaagaccaCCGCTACTAATGCAGAGACGCCGCCATGAGGCCGGCTGTGCTTGTCCACCAACCTACACTCACTCCACCCACAGCCTGCTGGCCCTGCCTCCTCCGTTTGGTCtcctcacaaacacatatacactgtatatatcAAGCACTGAAATTGTGTCACTTTTGCTGGTTTCTAGAGcaaaatacaggtatgtgtaTGTGACCTCCTTTAGGATGGGAACAATTCTTTTATCTTTACCAAGTTGTATATTTTATCTTTACTTACTGCGAGCTCCTCTCTGATTTAACAGTCGGGATGTTTCCTATACATAGGAAAAGACATGGATAGTGATAGATTGATAAAGGCTCTAGACAAATATGTAGATCCCTTTAGTAGATGAGAATACAAGCTGGCCATGTTGCAGTTCTCCAGTCTCACTGACTCGTTTTCTCCTGCATAGATTTTGACATTCTTGATTGAGGCTGTCTTTGGTTGAAGTATCTTAagtaaaatatcacatttttcaCCCCTTTGGGcccttttttcctctgagctgctcCTACAGTTAAGAAATACCACCCTCTGAATGCATGTAGGCCTCAGGTCTTGGTCTGCATCTTGATCTGCCCACGATGGTAGAAATCCTCAGATGCTTTCTACAGACATTTGGCTGCAGTACTGCAGCATAAGAAGGTGGTTGGGATCCACTTCAAGGCCCACGTTGACAGTTGCAGACCCAGTAGTTCCTGCTTTTGTCCTTCAGCCACCACCAAGTTCATGTAACCGTTTAATTTGTTATAAAAATCTGCTTTGGCCCTCTAAGTTTTTGACAGAATTTTAAGCGTCACAGCTTGTGGAAGAGTTTGAAGTTTAGCCTTCCGTGATTAAATACCTCTGAGTGAGTCTGACTCTGCTAAGTTCAGGTTTCACTTACAGCGACTTTCTTCCTCATTGCTTTTAGTGCGATTTTCAAGTCGTGTACTGGTGATGGAGTTGTTGGTTTAATGTTGGCTTAATTATCCTTCATCTAGACTTCACTCTCTTTTAGTCTCTATTCATCCCGGTTCTTTTGGTCATGTGATATTAGTAAGAAGTAAGTATCATCAGTTGTGCATATCCATAACACTATAACTGAACGCTGTCGCAATACAGTAGTCACATAAGAAGTAACATATCTCCTTTCAGTACAGTTGTAATGTCTGTGTATTGTTTGTGTCATTACATTAGAAGGTTAAGGAGTGGCTTTGCACTTTCTCACTGCCTTTGCCCAGCTGTCTTTATAATATTTCTACTGATCTTAGAAGCCTGGATAAAGCAAAGCATTATGGAAATAATTAAACTAAAGCCGACATCAGGAGACTGTGAGGAATTAGTCTGTGATCCCCATGCTGCTTTTTAAGATGTGAGGGAGTGTTGGACCAGGCTGTGGGTGTTTCTAAACACTGGACTTTTCTTCTGGGATGAGCTCCTCTGGTTGCCAGCCACTGCATTGGGCCTGGTTTCTTCTATAATGAGGAGTTTAAAAGCATGAGactgctctgctctcattaCTGCTGTCTGCAGTGTAGTACTAGTATTACCCAGTAGGGGGAGACAACCCCCACTTCAGTTGTTGGCAAAGTCAAACTAAACCATACATAGACACAATGTAAATAGTAACCTtgactgtatatacagtatgagCTTGCTTGCCTTATTCATTCTCTGGGCTCAAattcatttaactttttaatcatttttgtgcttttttttttttatttatcgTCTGGAGAAATCACACTTATTGAAACTAGACTTTGTTAGTATGGGCTTCTGGTGTTGGAAGtgagttttgtatttttaacgagtttacttttctttttctcttattcTGACACCTTTACTCCTGTCCATCGCAAAGCAGAGAATCTGAACTGATGTTTTTACGTTCACATCCTGTGCTCTACTCAGACTGATTGGAAAGTATTTTTGGGCCAAAATTTGATATccagcctgtttttttttttttttaatttaatgttccACTGAATTAAAAGAAGATGGCACATGATTAAGACCTTATTAATTAAGCCATTTTGCCTAATAAAGGCATAAAAacctgctttttaaaaaaataatatctcACACTAATGCAGTTTCtggatatttattattttaaatcagtACTGTATACAGGGATGTTCATCTGTATTGTTTGTGCCAATTCTCAAAGCTCCGTGTCAAAAAGgattacagtatgtgtgttggGACAATGGTATCTAACAAGGTCATGTATCAGTAATATAAAACTACTAATAAAGGAAATCAAATCAGTGTATTGCTGCTTGTTATATATTTGAAGCCAAATGgttacactgaaaaaaatttGGAGTGACATTTACTAGGCAAGTTTTTCCACATGGAAATCCCTTGTAATTTTTACTCAGGATAATTCTAAGTAGCATTTACTTCCTAAAAACAccttttctttacaaaaaatactcaagtaaatcTCACAAGCAGTACTCACCTATTGGAAGTAAATTTTACTCAATTACCATTGCATTTTAATTGCAAAATCCAGTTAAATATTTCTGGTTCTTACTCTTATTTAACtaagcttttctttgtttaattctATGAAATGATTAAGTAATATTTActtgaattaaatttaatttatgacTTCACATTACCACAATAAATTTGTTGCCATTTCtgtgaagtgaataaataaacattttaaatttttcaaatggacattttattttcccatttgcACTGACATATGTATGTCTACATAACATCATAACCTTCCTTTGGTGTACACGAACAAggattgaaaacacacacacacacacctctgtctCATTACAGACAGACACCCACtcatgcacgcatgcacacgcacacacactcctgtccaCACACAATAGGGCTGAGAAATCGTGAACATCCTATTGCAGGTATTGCAGGTGAGGAATCCTCCACACACTCAATGGAGAATTAGTGTGAATATCctcttaaaagaaaacatgacctGCTGCTGATGACACAATGTTCACAGATTTCTAAAAATCGGGGAAGAAATGACTTtcagaaatgacacacacacacacaccttggcaATTTCACATATGTAGGGTATTCCTTTCTTTTAAACCTCAGAACAGAGAAGAGGTATCactgcaacaacagcaactgaaTCAACTGTCTACTAACACTGAATCGCTGTGATCACAGAAGGAAATGTGAGAAGAACCAGCATTCTACGTGGGTAAGTGTATTAGAAGTGtgcaacataaaatatatttcttaatGGTATCTGTTGAGACAATGTGCTCCATCAAGGGCTCAACTGTAGCTATAGGAATAGGAATCAAACCCAGAGACCACTCAGAGACTCACAGTGAAGATTATGTAAATGTCTCTGCTTTTTTTGAGCACATAATACGAGAGAGGACAAGATTGTCTACATTTCTGTGagaaatcacacacagtgatgagatacagagagaagTTTGAGGTGAACAGACACTATCAAAATAAGACATCAGCAATACGTTCATTAACATTAGATGATGCAGttacattaattaaaacatttacctCACTTAGTGAGTCCAACATCGGTCTTATCTTGATTCCTGCAATCCCGCCTTTCTTCCTAAATATCTCCACAAGTTTGGTGGTGTGCCTGTCCAGTTTGGACAAAAACGTTTGCTCCAGATGAACTGCGGTTATTCGTTTGAACTCTTCTTTGATCTGAAACGAAagatataaacacaaaatatataaacacaaatatcaTATCCAGATGACTCAACAGACCCCAGGTACACTTCATTATTGAATGAACAGGTCCCCATCAGACAAACCTCGTAGTGTAAGAGAGAACTGGAGTTACCTGAGTTTCACTCAACAGACCAGGCCACTGTTCCATGAGGTCTTGGACTGTGGGGCAGTCATTGACAACCTCTTTTCTTCTGAGAGCGAAAGACTTCTCCATTTTCTCGTTAATTATCTTCCCgttgttgttcttctttatttccttGAGCAGATCTAGTCTCTCATTCTCTAAagtttcctctgtctctcctaaTGGCAGTGGTGGCAGGTAATTCACTTCAACTTTCTTCGCCCTTTTGATGAACCATCTTCATTGATGCATCATTTCTTCAGTGTGTTAACCTCCAGTTCTGAAATGGCTAGCTGGCTAACTTTGCCCTGTAATTGCCCATTTTATACTTGATCCTCTGTTGCCAGCCATATAAGCCATTAAAAGACCCTGGCTCTTTGAAGCATGGGTACTTTTCTACCAAAAGCTTCAGCAACAGCTAAAATCTGGACACCAGTGGGGTATGCTGTGAAGCTAAATATTGTCTCTGATAGCTTCTCAAGTATGTTATTTGTTACTCTTGGGTTGTTCAACAGTGTGCCTTCCTTTTCATAATCCTTGTTTCCAGTTTCCAGTACAAGGTCAACATCATAAGAAAAGGGCGGTATTTCAAACTTACTTGGCCATGGCTTAGACCTGAAAGATGTTCCACTTTCATCTTGACATAATGCATTACCTAGCTccttaacctaaacctaaccaaaacGCAATTCAAACATAAACTCTAAAACCAAGTCTTGATCCTCACAAAGAGACAGTTAGTCCCCACCAGTATAGTAAAAGTCAGGATTTTGTCCCCATGtggatggaaaaacacacactcacacgcggACGCGATAATCCTCTCAAATGGTATCCGGTTTTGCACTTGTTTTCATCCAAACTTTGCAAACATGGTCGGGAGTTGCGGAAGACTATGGGGcgacacatacacagacacaccatgCAAGCCAGCCAGCAACATATCCAACTTTGATAA containing:
- the reep2 gene encoding receptor expression-enhancing protein 2, which encodes MVSWIISRIVVLAFGTLYPAYSSYKAVKTKNVKEYVKWMMYWIVFALFTTAETATDLLLSWFPFYFELKIAFVIWLLSPYTKGSSVLYRKFVHPTLSNKEKEIDEYIAQAKDRSYETMMRFGKRGLNLAANAAVTAATKGQGVLSDKLRSFSMQDLTLINAEDDLALHTSDSRMRRDPMDEMSSGASTLPRAKSSTARQTRSLAATSLADDASSQHSSDQSDTRTEHSDEEVGEKAPKRVSSVKANKKPAAAKTETQSKTVKKPTKKKTTATNAETPP